Proteins encoded together in one Streptomyces sp. B1I3 window:
- a CDS encoding DMT family transporter, translating to MRDRGQSVWAVCAVVAAALFWSSSYAVTKQVLEDVGPLSIGAIRFTLAALLLGVMVGLNRRRPARPDAQQRRQLYVSGFLGITVYFVLENVGVDLSTASDASLIVATYPLMTMLLELVVFRTRMPVLRVTGVLLATVGAFLVVRNGAEAGGSSRWTGDILLLLGGLAWAGYNVLGKRASAGQNAVSVTYFQTLAGAAGFLLASLLEAGDWRMPGVTASWLIVYLAVACSVGGFLLYNYGLRRMASSVAVNILNLVPVFGVIGAVVINGESIQLAQAAGGVVIMAGVALGMIEREQEATAKPDAGEGEPSGTATAQAEAAAGPVLNEPEAAVPATRRVIDGAR from the coding sequence ATGCGTGACCGGGGACAAAGCGTGTGGGCGGTGTGTGCGGTTGTGGCGGCCGCGCTGTTCTGGAGCAGTTCGTACGCGGTGACCAAGCAGGTGCTGGAGGACGTCGGCCCGCTCAGCATCGGCGCCATCAGGTTCACCCTGGCGGCCTTACTCCTGGGCGTGATGGTGGGGCTGAACCGGCGTCGCCCGGCCAGGCCAGATGCACAGCAACGGCGACAGCTCTACGTGAGCGGATTCCTCGGCATCACCGTCTACTTCGTCCTGGAGAACGTCGGCGTCGATCTGTCCACGGCGTCCGATGCGTCCCTGATCGTGGCCACGTACCCTCTGATGACGATGCTGCTGGAACTGGTCGTCTTCCGCACCCGGATGCCGGTGCTGCGTGTGACGGGTGTGCTGCTGGCGACCGTCGGCGCCTTCCTCGTGGTACGCAACGGAGCCGAGGCCGGCGGAAGTTCACGGTGGACAGGGGACATCCTCCTGCTGCTCGGCGGGTTGGCCTGGGCCGGGTACAACGTGCTCGGCAAGCGCGCGAGTGCCGGTCAGAACGCCGTGAGCGTCACGTACTTCCAGACCCTGGCGGGTGCGGCCGGTTTCCTCCTCGCCTCCCTGCTGGAGGCCGGCGACTGGCGGATGCCAGGCGTGACCGCCTCCTGGCTGATTGTCTACCTGGCCGTGGCGTGCTCGGTCGGCGGCTTTCTGCTCTACAACTACGGCCTGCGCAGGATGGCGTCGAGCGTCGCCGTGAACATCCTCAACCTGGTCCCGGTCTTCGGCGTCATCGGTGCCGTCGTGATCAACGGGGAGTCGATCCAGCTGGCCCAGGCGGCAGGCGGCGTGGTCATCATGGCCGGAGTGGCACTGGGCATGATCGAGCGGGAGCAGGAAGCTACGGCGAAGCCGGACGCGGGCGAGGGCGAGCCTTCCGGAACCGCGACCGCACAGGCCGAGGCAGCGGCCGGACCTGTACTGAACGAGCCCGAAGCCGCTGTACCAGCCACCCGGCGCGTGATCGACGGAGCCCGGTAG
- a CDS encoding Lrp/AsnC family transcriptional regulator: protein MDELDSALMRMLQEDGRRTNRDMAQALGIAPSTCLERVRSLRERGVLTGFHAEADLASIGRGLQAVIAVRVRPPTRAVIEAFQAFLERMPEVISLFVLTGNDDFLVHVAVRDTDHLHAVVLDKLTKRPELADVRTSVVYGHMRKKVIGPT, encoded by the coding sequence GTGGACGAACTAGATTCGGCGTTGATGCGGATGCTCCAGGAGGACGGTCGGCGTACCAACCGGGACATGGCCCAAGCGCTCGGTATCGCCCCGTCCACCTGTCTGGAGCGGGTCCGGTCGCTGCGCGAGCGTGGTGTCCTGACGGGATTTCACGCGGAGGCCGACCTCGCGTCGATCGGCCGCGGGCTGCAGGCCGTGATCGCCGTACGGGTCCGCCCGCCGACCCGTGCGGTGATCGAGGCCTTCCAGGCCTTTCTGGAGCGGATGCCCGAGGTGATCTCGCTCTTCGTCCTCACCGGGAACGACGACTTCCTGGTGCACGTCGCCGTCCGCGACACCGACCACCTGCACGCGGTGGTCCTGGACAAACTGACGAAGCGCCCGGAACTCGCCGACGTACGGACATCGGTGGTCTACGGGCACATGCGCAAGAAAGTCATCGGGCCGACGTGA
- the fabF gene encoding beta-ketoacyl-ACP synthase II, translating to MIPTNRTVVVTGIGATTPLGGDSASTWEGLMAGRSGVKPLEGERFAELPVRIAALAAVDPGEVLPRPLARKLDRSAQFALIAAREAWADAGFTGKAGEDEKIQPERLGSVIASGIGGVITLLDQYDVLKEKGVRRVSPHTVPMLMPNGPAANVGLEVNAQAGVHTPVSACASGAEAIGYAVEMIRTGRADVVVAGGTEAAIHPLPIAAFANMMAMSKSNDEPEKASRPYDTARDGFVLGEGAGVVILESAEHAAARGARVYCEVLGQGLSADAHHIAQPEPTGRGIAAAMQNLLDSTDLKPSEVVHLNAHATSTPQGDVAEIKALRAVLGDDLDHVAISATKSMTGHLLGGAGGIETVATVLALHHRMAPPTINVDDLDEAVDADVVRGEPRPLPEGPIAAINNSFGFGGHNVVLAFRSV from the coding sequence GTGATCCCGACCAATCGCACCGTGGTCGTCACCGGTATCGGCGCAACCACTCCGCTGGGTGGCGACTCCGCATCGACCTGGGAAGGTCTGATGGCCGGCCGCTCCGGCGTCAAGCCTCTCGAGGGCGAACGTTTCGCCGAACTGCCCGTCCGGATCGCCGCCCTCGCGGCCGTCGACCCCGGCGAGGTACTGCCCCGTCCGCTCGCCCGCAAGCTGGACCGCTCGGCGCAGTTCGCGCTGATCGCCGCCCGCGAGGCGTGGGCGGACGCCGGCTTCACCGGCAAGGCCGGTGAGGACGAGAAGATCCAGCCCGAGCGTCTGGGTTCGGTCATCGCCTCCGGTATCGGCGGCGTGATCACCCTGCTCGACCAGTACGACGTGCTGAAGGAGAAGGGCGTACGCCGCGTCTCCCCGCACACCGTTCCCATGCTCATGCCCAACGGCCCGGCGGCCAACGTCGGCCTGGAGGTCAACGCCCAGGCCGGTGTCCACACCCCGGTCTCGGCCTGCGCCTCGGGCGCGGAGGCCATCGGGTACGCCGTCGAGATGATCCGCACCGGCCGTGCCGACGTCGTCGTCGCCGGTGGCACGGAGGCGGCCATCCACCCGCTGCCGATCGCCGCGTTCGCCAACATGATGGCGATGTCCAAGAGCAACGACGAGCCCGAGAAGGCCTCGCGTCCCTACGACACGGCCCGCGACGGCTTCGTCCTCGGCGAGGGCGCCGGCGTCGTCATCCTGGAGTCCGCGGAGCACGCGGCCGCCCGTGGCGCCAGGGTCTACTGCGAGGTGCTGGGCCAGGGTCTGTCCGCGGACGCCCACCACATCGCGCAGCCCGAGCCCACCGGGCGCGGGATCGCCGCCGCGATGCAGAACCTGCTGGACTCCACGGACCTCAAGCCGTCGGAGGTCGTGCACCTGAACGCGCACGCCACGTCCACGCCGCAGGGCGACGTGGCGGAGATCAAGGCACTGCGCGCGGTGCTCGGTGACGACCTGGACCATGTCGCCATCTCCGCCACGAAGTCGATGACCGGTCACCTGCTGGGTGGCGCGGGCGGCATCGAGACCGTGGCGACGGTGCTGGCACTGCACCACCGGATGGCGCCGCCCACCATCAATGTCGACGACCTCGACGAGGCCGTGGACGCGGACGTCGTGCGCGGTGAGCCCCGGCCCCTGCCGGAGGGCCCGATCGCGGCGATCAACAACTCGTTCGGCTTCGGCGGCCACAACGTGGTGCTGGCGTTCCGCTCCGTCTGA
- a CDS encoding acyl carrier protein → MAATQEEIVTGLAEIVNEIAGIPVEDVQLDKSFTDDLDVDSLSMVEVVVAAEERFDVKIPDEDVKNLKTVGDAADYILKNQG, encoded by the coding sequence ATGGCCGCCACTCAGGAAGAAATCGTCACCGGTCTCGCCGAGATCGTCAACGAGATCGCCGGTATCCCGGTCGAGGACGTCCAGCTGGACAAGTCCTTCACCGACGACCTGGACGTCGACTCGCTGTCCATGGTCGAGGTCGTCGTCGCCGCCGAGGAGCGCTTCGACGTCAAGATCCCCGACGAGGACGTCAAGAACCTCAAGACGGTCGGCGACGCCGCCGACTACATCCTGAAGAACCAGGGCTGA
- a CDS encoding ketoacyl-ACP synthase III, which translates to MSKIKPSKGAPYARIMGVGGYRPTRVVPNEVILETIDSSDEWIRSRSGIATRHWASDEETVAVMSVEAAGKAIADAGIAPEQIGGVIVSTVSHFQQTPAIATEIAHRVGAGKPAAFDISAGCAGFGYGLTLAKGMVVEGSAEYVLVIGVERLSDLTDLEDRATAFLFGDGAGAVVVGPAKEPAIGPTVWGSEGDKSGTIKQTVAWDVFHADRPEKFPAITQEGQAVFRWAVFEMAKVAQQALEAAGITPDDLDVFIPHQANMRIIDSMVKTLKLPEHVTVARDVETTGNTSAASIPLAMERLLATGQAKSGDTALIIGFGAGLVYAATVVTLP; encoded by the coding sequence ATGTCGAAGATCAAGCCCAGCAAGGGCGCCCCGTACGCACGGATCATGGGTGTCGGCGGTTACCGGCCGACCCGTGTCGTGCCCAACGAGGTGATCCTCGAGACGATCGACTCGTCCGACGAGTGGATCCGCTCCCGCTCCGGCATCGCGACCCGCCACTGGGCCTCCGACGAGGAGACCGTGGCCGTGATGTCCGTGGAGGCCGCCGGCAAGGCGATCGCCGACGCCGGGATCGCGCCCGAGCAGATCGGCGGGGTCATCGTCTCCACGGTCTCGCACTTCCAGCAGACTCCGGCCATCGCGACCGAGATCGCCCACCGGGTCGGCGCGGGCAAGCCCGCGGCCTTCGACATCTCGGCCGGCTGCGCGGGCTTCGGCTACGGCCTCACCCTCGCCAAGGGCATGGTCGTCGAGGGCTCGGCGGAGTACGTCCTCGTCATCGGCGTCGAGCGGCTCAGCGACCTCACCGACCTGGAGGACCGCGCGACGGCCTTCCTGTTCGGCGACGGCGCGGGCGCGGTCGTCGTGGGCCCCGCCAAGGAGCCGGCCATCGGTCCCACGGTCTGGGGTTCGGAGGGCGACAAGTCCGGGACGATCAAGCAGACCGTGGCGTGGGACGTCTTCCACGCCGACCGTCCCGAGAAGTTCCCGGCCATCACGCAGGAGGGCCAGGCGGTCTTCCGCTGGGCCGTCTTCGAGATGGCGAAGGTCGCCCAGCAGGCGCTGGAGGCGGCCGGGATCACTCCGGACGATTTGGATGTCTTCATTCCGCACCAGGCCAACATGCGGATCATCGACTCGATGGTGAAGACGCTCAAGCTGCCGGAGCACGTCACGGTCGCCCGTGACGTGGAAACCACCGGCAACACGTCGGCCGCCTCGATTCCGCTCGCGATGGAGCGGCTTCTGGCGACCGGTCAGGCCAAGAGCGGCGACACGGCGCTCATCATCGGCTTCGGGGCGGGTCTCGTCTACGCCGCGACGGTCGTTACCCTCCCCTAG
- a CDS encoding ACP S-malonyltransferase, whose amino-acid sequence MLVLVAPGQGAQTPGFLTPWLDLPGASDRIAAWSDAIGLDLAHYGTKADADEIRDTAVAQPLLVAAGLLSAAALDASPGVVAGHSVGEITAAALAGVIDDEAALRFVRTRGLGMAEAAAVTETGMAALLGGDPAVTVPHLEKLGLTPANVNGGGQIVAAGTAEQIAALTQDMPEGVRRVVELKVAGAFHTHHMAPAVEKLRAAAGGLKVTDPRVTYVSNADGRTVATGTEVITRLVGQVANPVRWDLCMETFKELGVTALVEAAPGGTLVGLAKRALPGVKTLALKTPDDLDAARALISEHAGA is encoded by the coding sequence GTGCTCGTACTCGTCGCTCCCGGCCAAGGCGCTCAGACGCCCGGCTTCCTGACTCCCTGGCTCGACCTCCCCGGTGCCTCCGACCGCATCGCGGCCTGGTCCGACGCCATCGGGCTCGACCTTGCCCACTACGGCACGAAGGCCGACGCGGACGAGATCCGCGACACGGCGGTGGCCCAGCCGCTGCTCGTCGCCGCGGGTCTCCTGTCGGCCGCCGCCCTGGACGCCTCGCCCGGCGTCGTCGCGGGACACAGCGTCGGTGAGATCACCGCCGCCGCGCTCGCCGGCGTCATCGACGACGAGGCCGCGCTCCGCTTCGTACGCACCCGCGGCCTCGGTATGGCCGAGGCCGCCGCCGTCACCGAGACGGGCATGGCCGCGCTCCTGGGCGGGGACCCTGCCGTAACGGTCCCTCACCTGGAGAAGCTGGGGCTCACCCCGGCCAACGTCAACGGCGGCGGCCAGATCGTCGCCGCGGGCACCGCGGAGCAGATCGCCGCGCTGACCCAGGACATGCCCGAAGGCGTGCGCCGCGTGGTGGAGCTCAAGGTCGCCGGCGCGTTCCACACGCACCACATGGCTCCGGCCGTGGAGAAGCTGCGTGCCGCCGCCGGCGGACTGAAGGTCACCGACCCCCGGGTGACGTACGTGTCGAACGCCGACGGCAGGACGGTCGCCACCGGCACCGAGGTCATCACGCGCCTCGTCGGCCAGGTCGCCAACCCGGTCCGCTGGGACCTGTGCATGGAGACCTTCAAGGAGCTCGGTGTCACGGCGCTCGTCGAGGCGGCTCCCGGCGGCACGCTGGTCGGGCTCGCCAAGCGTGCGCTGCCCGGCGTGAAGACCCTCGCGCTCAAGACCCCCGACGACCTCGACGCGGCCCGCGCGCTCATCTCCGAGCACGCGGGCGCCTAA